The Beijerinckiaceae bacterium genome has a window encoding:
- a CDS encoding cell division protein FtsZ — MTINLKAPELRELKPRIMVAGIGGAGGNAVNNMIVSGLIGVDFIVANTDAQALTASKAERIIQMGLQVTEGLGAGSQPEVGRAAAEEAIEEIRDHLSGAHMCFVTAGMGGGTGTGAAPVIARAARDMGILTVGVVTKPFQFEGARRMRVAEAGINELQKSVDTLIIIPNQNLFRIANEKTTFADAFAMADQVLYSGVACITDLMVKEGLINLDFADVRAIMREMGKAMMGTGEASGEKRAILAAEAAIANPLLDEVSMKGARGLLISITGGNDLTLYEVDEAAGRIRQEVDEDANIILGATFDQSLDGIVRVSVVATGIDHVAGAYEPTAAEARINEVANRLRAQTSPRPIDTAQPRFANAQPEYGQGQHEPRYEDRVLQAPAQHAQQFAGPDGSQQGVYIQEVPQHARHYAEPTQQGIRSNEQYDSGPFIPAAPDSPVVRPQRMPQIADLPLPAQNQIRAHRGELANEQHPEAKRRSLLERLASFGISRQEEVAAAPPPRERRAAHGAPQPAPGQSQRPQQQPNPVHAEYGKRAQHPPAPQRPQLPLDTHGRGAYQSRGIEEDQLEIPAFLRRQSS; from the coding sequence ATGACGATCAATCTTAAAGCTCCTGAGCTCAGGGAACTCAAACCACGTATCATGGTGGCCGGCATTGGTGGCGCGGGAGGCAATGCCGTCAACAATATGATTGTCTCTGGGCTGATCGGAGTCGATTTCATCGTCGCCAATACCGATGCTCAAGCGCTGACCGCCTCGAAGGCGGAGCGAATCATCCAGATGGGCCTTCAGGTAACAGAAGGTCTCGGCGCCGGGTCGCAGCCCGAGGTCGGCCGTGCGGCGGCCGAGGAAGCAATCGAAGAAATTCGGGATCATCTTTCCGGCGCGCATATGTGCTTTGTCACCGCCGGCATGGGCGGCGGCACCGGCACGGGTGCCGCGCCGGTCATCGCGCGGGCGGCCCGGGACATGGGTATTTTGACGGTCGGCGTCGTGACCAAGCCGTTTCAGTTCGAGGGCGCGCGGCGGATGCGCGTTGCCGAGGCCGGAATCAACGAATTGCAGAAATCCGTCGATACGCTGATCATCATCCCCAACCAAAATCTCTTCCGGATCGCCAACGAGAAAACGACCTTCGCCGATGCGTTCGCGATGGCCGACCAGGTGCTTTACTCCGGCGTTGCCTGCATCACCGACCTGATGGTCAAGGAAGGCCTGATCAATCTCGATTTCGCCGACGTTCGCGCGATCATGCGCGAGATGGGCAAAGCCATGATGGGCACGGGCGAGGCTTCCGGCGAAAAGCGCGCGATCCTCGCCGCAGAGGCCGCGATCGCCAATCCTTTGCTCGACGAAGTCTCGATGAAGGGCGCGCGCGGACTGCTCATTTCGATCACCGGCGGCAACGATCTTACCCTTTATGAGGTCGACGAGGCGGCGGGCCGGATTCGGCAGGAAGTGGATGAAGACGCCAATATCATTCTGGGCGCGACCTTCGACCAAAGCCTCGACGGTATCGTCCGCGTCTCGGTTGTCGCAACCGGAATCGACCATGTGGCTGGCGCCTATGAACCGACGGCCGCGGAGGCTCGGATCAATGAAGTCGCCAACCGCTTGAGGGCGCAGACGTCGCCGCGTCCGATCGACACCGCGCAGCCGCGGTTTGCCAATGCCCAACCCGAATACGGTCAGGGCCAGCACGAGCCGCGCTACGAAGACCGGGTTTTGCAGGCACCCGCTCAGCATGCTCAGCAATTTGCCGGGCCCGATGGATCCCAGCAGGGCGTCTATATTCAGGAAGTTCCGCAGCACGCGCGTCATTATGCGGAGCCGACCCAACAGGGAATACGATCCAACGAGCAATATGATTCCGGCCCGTTTATTCCTGCGGCGCCCGATTCGCCAGTTGTGCGGCCGCAAAGAATGCCGCAAATCGCCGACCTCCCGCTGCCCGCACAAAACCAGATACGCGCGCACCGTGGAGAATTGGCCAACGAACAGCATCCCGAGGCCAAGCGCCGTTCGCTCCTGGAAAGGCTCGCGTCCTTTGGCATCAGCCGCCAGGAAGAGGTGGCCGCGGCGCCCCCGCCACGGGAGCGCAGAGCCGCGCACGGCGCGCCGCAGCCGGCGCCTGGGCAAAGCCAACGGCCGCAGCAGCAGCCCAATCCGGTGCATGCCGAATATGGCAAACGCGCGCAGCATCCGCCGGCCCCTCAAAGGCCGCAGCTTCCGCTCGATACGCACGGCCGAGGTGCCTATCAATCCCGGGGGATTGAGGAAGACCAGCTCGAAATTCCGGCCTTCCTGCGCCGCCAATCGAGCTGA
- the ftsA gene encoding cell division protein FtsA, protein MSSRPLPPRLPPLSARKTAVLSVLDIGTSKIVCLIAKLNPSDPSETSRGRTHRCRILGIGHQRSRGIKGGAVVDMDAVEEAIRFAVDAAERMAGVQVESVIVNATGGRLASRLFDAKVSIAGRAVTQADVHRVLEACTTRGGLEGRAVLHSLPIGFALGETRHIRDPRGMIGEELGADMHVLSCDAAAARNLILAVERCHLTVDAMVATPYAAGLAALADDEAELGAALIDMGAGTTSVSVFSGGHLTHVDAFAVGGNHVTMDVARGLGIRLADAERLKTLYGACLTSVSDESETIAVVQVGEEGERPVHLPKAQLIGIIKPRVEEILELVRDRLKNVGLPEHAGRRLILTGGACQLTGMQAAVKRTVSGQVRIGRPLGIKGLPESAKNPAFAAAIGLLVYPQVSGIEHFRPARRPSPQEAEANGYFGRVGRWLKSSF, encoded by the coding sequence ATGAGTTCAAGACCGTTACCGCCGCGTCTGCCGCCGTTGTCGGCCCGAAAAACCGCGGTCCTTTCAGTCCTCGACATTGGGACATCGAAAATTGTCTGCCTGATCGCGAAACTCAATCCCAGCGATCCGTCCGAGACCTCGCGCGGGCGCACCCACCGGTGCCGAATCCTCGGCATCGGACATCAACGCTCGCGCGGCATAAAGGGTGGCGCGGTCGTCGATATGGACGCGGTCGAGGAAGCGATCCGCTTCGCCGTCGATGCGGCGGAACGCATGGCGGGCGTGCAGGTCGAAAGCGTGATCGTCAATGCCACCGGCGGGAGGCTTGCCTCGCGGCTCTTTGATGCAAAGGTTTCGATTGCCGGCCGCGCCGTCACGCAAGCCGACGTCCATCGCGTGCTGGAGGCTTGCACCACGCGCGGCGGGCTCGAGGGCCGGGCGGTCCTGCACTCGCTTCCAATTGGTTTCGCATTGGGAGAGACCCGTCACATTCGCGATCCGCGGGGCATGATCGGCGAGGAATTGGGTGCCGATATGCATGTGTTGAGTTGCGACGCCGCGGCGGCCCGCAATTTGATCCTTGCGGTCGAGCGATGCCACCTGACCGTCGACGCGATGGTCGCGACGCCCTACGCCGCCGGTTTGGCGGCATTGGCCGATGATGAGGCGGAACTTGGCGCCGCCTTGATCGATATGGGCGCGGGCACAACATCGGTGAGCGTTTTTTCCGGCGGCCACTTAACCCATGTCGATGCCTTCGCCGTCGGCGGCAATCATGTGACCATGGATGTCGCGCGCGGCCTCGGCATCAGGCTCGCCGACGCCGAACGTTTGAAAACCCTCTATGGCGCCTGCCTGACCTCGGTTTCCGATGAAAGCGAGACGATCGCGGTGGTCCAGGTGGGGGAGGAAGGCGAGCGTCCGGTGCATTTGCCGAAGGCGCAGCTGATTGGAATCATCAAGCCGCGGGTCGAGGAAATACTTGAACTCGTCCGTGACCGGCTTAAGAACGTAGGCCTGCCCGAACATGCCGGGCGCCGGCTGATTCTTACCGGCGGCGCCTGCCAACTCACCGGGATGCAGGCGGCGGTGAAACGAACCGTTTCCGGGCAGGTCCGGATCGGCCGTCCGCTGGGTATCAAGGGGCTTCCCGAATCGGCAAAGAATCCGGCCTTCGCGGCCGCGATCGGGCTTCTGGTCTATCCGCAAGTGAGCGGCATCGAGCATTTCCGTCCAGCGCGCCGACCCTCCCCTCAGGAGGCGGAAGCGAACGGATATTTCGGGCGGGTGGGGCGATGGCTCAAGAGTAGTTTCTAA
- a CDS encoding UDP-N-acetylenolpyruvoylglucosamine reductase yields MLLPDITPKLREQMPDLRGRLAGNVAMAGLSWFKTGGPAQALFEPADENDLAYFLSRLDSEIPSLVLGAGSNILVRDGGVEGVVIRLAKGFQDIAVAGLRVTAGTGVPDVKLASAAAKAGIAGLSFYRGIPGSVGGALRMNAGAYGSETKNVLVSCRGVDRKGELLEWSNADMGFTYRHCGVAEDVIFTRATFAGQAGDPQAILAEMADITRARSETQPVNTRTGGSTFKNPPGQKAWELVDKAGCRGFSIGDAQVSELHCNFLINRGHATAADIETLGETVRARVLETSGIALEWEILRVGRASC; encoded by the coding sequence CTGCTCCTTCCCGACATCACGCCAAAACTTCGCGAGCAAATGCCCGATCTGCGAGGAAGGCTCGCCGGCAATGTCGCGATGGCGGGGCTCTCGTGGTTCAAGACAGGCGGCCCGGCGCAAGCCTTGTTTGAACCTGCCGACGAGAACGATCTCGCCTATTTCCTCAGCCGGCTCGATTCCGAAATTCCGAGTCTGGTGCTGGGCGCGGGCTCCAATATTCTGGTGCGTGACGGTGGCGTCGAGGGTGTCGTCATCCGCCTCGCCAAGGGTTTTCAGGACATCGCCGTCGCTGGTCTGCGGGTGACGGCGGGGACCGGCGTGCCCGATGTGAAACTGGCTTCGGCCGCCGCCAAGGCGGGGATCGCCGGACTGTCTTTTTATCGGGGCATCCCTGGCTCGGTCGGCGGCGCGCTGCGGATGAATGCCGGCGCTTATGGATCAGAGACGAAAAATGTCCTCGTCTCCTGCCGGGGCGTGGATCGCAAGGGCGAACTCCTTGAATGGTCCAACGCCGACATGGGGTTTACCTATCGCCATTGCGGCGTGGCGGAAGACGTCATTTTCACGCGGGCGACTTTTGCGGGGCAAGCCGGCGATCCCCAAGCGATCCTGGCGGAAATGGCGGACATCACGCGAGCCCGTTCGGAAACCCAGCCCGTCAACACCCGCACCGGCGGCTCGACCTTTAAAAACCCGCCGGGCCAAAAGGCTTGGGAATTGGTCGATAAGGCCGGTTGCCGGGGTTTTTCGATCGGCGACGCCCAGGTCTCGGAACTGCATTGCAATTTTTTGATCAATCGGGGGCATGCCACCGCAGCCGATATCGAAACGCTGGGAGAGACGGTTCGAGCCCGCGTTCTGGAGACGAGCGGCATCGCACTCGAATGGGAAATCCTGCGGGTGGGACGCGCGTCGTGCTGA
- a CDS encoding PQQ-dependent dehydrogenase, methanol/ethanol family — translation MRKFLLMSWVAAAAFFAHGAAYANDELIRLSQDPRQWVMPTGDYANQRYSKLEQINSDNVKRLVPVWSFSTGVLRGHEGGPLVIGSVMYFSTPFPNIVYALDLNHDGKIIWKYEPKQDPNVIPVMCCDTVNRGVAYGEGKIFLHQADTTLVALDAQTGAVVWSVKNGDPAKGETGTSAPAVIKDKVLVGISGGEFGVRGSVTAYNIKTGKKVWRGYSMGPDSDILVDPARTMSLGKPVGPDSGTNTWKGDQWKIGGGATWGWFSFDPELNLIYYGSGNPSTWNPTQRPGDNRWSMTVWARDADTGMAKWVYQLTPHDQWDYDAINEMILANQEMRKVLVHFDRNGFAYTIDRETGEPLVAEKFDAAVNWATKVDLDKNSPNYGRPLVVPEYSTEHNGEDVNSQGICPAALGSKDEQPAAYSRITGLFYIPANHVCMDYEPFHVSYTAGQPYVGATLSMYPPKGDTNMGYFTAWDAKAGKIVWQKKELFSVWSGALATAGNVVFYGTLEGYLKAVDAKTGDELFKFKTPSGIIGNVSTYEHNGKQYVAVLSGVGGWAGIGLAAGLTKGTEGLGAVGGYAALSNYTALGGQLTVFALPAGL, via the coding sequence ATGCGCAAGTTCCTGCTTATGTCCTGGGTCGCCGCCGCCGCGTTTTTCGCGCACGGCGCTGCCTATGCAAATGATGAATTGATCCGCCTTTCGCAAGACCCAAGGCAATGGGTCATGCCGACGGGTGACTACGCCAATCAACGCTATTCGAAACTCGAACAGATCAATTCCGACAACGTCAAGCGTCTGGTTCCGGTTTGGAGCTTCTCGACCGGCGTTCTGCGCGGCCACGAGGGCGGCCCCCTGGTGATCGGCAGCGTCATGTATTTCAGCACGCCGTTCCCCAACATCGTCTATGCGCTCGACTTGAACCACGACGGCAAGATCATCTGGAAATATGAGCCCAAGCAGGATCCCAATGTCATTCCCGTGATGTGCTGCGATACGGTCAATCGCGGCGTCGCCTATGGCGAAGGCAAGATTTTCCTGCATCAGGCCGACACGACACTGGTCGCACTCGACGCGCAAACGGGTGCGGTTGTTTGGTCTGTGAAGAACGGCGATCCGGCCAAGGGCGAGACGGGCACTTCGGCACCGGCGGTCATCAAGGACAAGGTTCTCGTCGGTATTTCCGGCGGCGAATTCGGTGTTCGCGGCTCGGTAACCGCCTATAACATCAAGACCGGCAAGAAAGTCTGGCGCGGCTATTCGATGGGACCCGACTCCGACATCCTGGTGGACCCGGCCCGCACGATGAGCCTCGGCAAGCCGGTTGGCCCGGATTCCGGCACCAACACCTGGAAGGGCGATCAATGGAAGATCGGCGGCGGCGCCACCTGGGGCTGGTTCTCCTTCGATCCTGAATTGAACCTCATATACTATGGCTCGGGCAATCCTTCGACCTGGAATCCGACGCAGAGGCCGGGCGATAATCGCTGGTCGATGACCGTTTGGGCGCGCGATGCCGACACTGGCATGGCAAAGTGGGTCTATCAGCTGACGCCGCATGACCAATGGGATTATGACGCGATCAACGAAATGATCCTCGCCAACCAGGAAATGCGTAAGGTCCTGGTCCATTTCGATCGCAACGGCTTCGCCTATACGATCGATCGTGAGACGGGCGAGCCGCTGGTCGCCGAAAAATTCGACGCGGCGGTCAATTGGGCGACCAAGGTCGATTTGGATAAGAACTCTCCGAACTACGGACGCCCGCTCGTCGTTCCCGAATATTCGACGGAACATAATGGCGAAGACGTCAATTCGCAGGGCATCTGCCCGGCGGCGCTTGGTTCGAAGGATGAGCAGCCGGCCGCTTATTCGCGGATCACTGGACTGTTCTATATTCCGGCCAACCACGTCTGCATGGACTACGAGCCGTTCCATGTGAGCTACACCGCAGGCCAGCCCTATGTCGGGGCGACCTTGTCCATGTACCCGCCGAAGGGCGATACCAACATGGGCTATTTCACGGCTTGGGATGCCAAGGCCGGGAAGATCGTCTGGCAGAAAAAGGAACTGTTCTCGGTTTGGTCGGGCGCACTTGCGACCGCCGGCAACGTGGTCTTCTATGGCACTTTGGAAGGCTATCTGAAAGCGGTGGATGCCAAGACCGGCGACGAACTCTTCAAGTTCAAGACGCCGTCCGGCATTATCGGCAACGTCTCGACCTACGAGCATAACGGCAAGCAAT
- a CDS encoding UDP-N-acetylmuramate--L-alanine ligase, which yields MKLPAELGPIHFVGIGGIGMSGIAEVLLNLGYRVQGSDTSENANVVRLRSKGALVNIGHHADNLGAAQVVVVSTAIKRDNPELIAARKKRLPVVRRAEMLAELMRLKQCVAIAGTHGKTTTTSLVATLLEAGKFDPTVINGGIINAYGTNARLGAGDWMVVEADESDGTFLKLPADIAVVTNIDPEHLDYFKTFDAIKQAFRAFVENIPFYGFAVMCLDHPIVRELAGQIEDRRVITYGEDPEADVRLVDIDLSNGVSRFTVVIRDRETGRKTALEKIVMPMPGHHNALNATAAIAVAHRLGMSADVIRKALGGFGGVNRRFTRTGDWNGALIFDDYGHHPVEIAAVLRAARASTKAHVIAVVQPHRYTRLHSLFDEFANAFNDADTVIIADVYSAGEAPIEGADRDSLVAALKKRGHGHALGLKRPEDLPVLIRSLAKPGDYIVFLGAGNITQWAHALPGQLAAA from the coding sequence ATGAAATTGCCGGCCGAGCTAGGCCCCATCCATTTTGTTGGAATTGGCGGCATAGGCATGTCCGGCATTGCCGAGGTTCTGCTGAATCTTGGCTATCGCGTGCAGGGTTCCGATACCTCCGAAAACGCCAATGTCGTGCGCCTGCGCAGCAAGGGCGCTCTGGTTAACATCGGCCATCACGCCGACAATCTGGGCGCCGCGCAGGTCGTCGTGGTCTCGACCGCGATCAAGCGCGACAATCCCGAACTCATCGCCGCCCGAAAAAAGCGTCTGCCGGTGGTGCGCCGCGCGGAAATGCTCGCCGAGCTTATGCGGCTCAAACAATGTGTCGCCATTGCCGGAACGCATGGCAAGACAACCACGACCTCGCTCGTTGCGACTTTGCTGGAAGCCGGCAAATTCGACCCGACCGTCATCAACGGCGGAATCATCAACGCCTACGGAACCAACGCCCGGCTGGGTGCCGGCGACTGGATGGTGGTCGAGGCGGACGAAAGCGACGGCACCTTCCTGAAACTCCCCGCCGACATTGCTGTCGTCACCAATATCGACCCCGAACATCTCGATTATTTCAAGACATTCGATGCGATCAAGCAGGCATTCCGGGCCTTCGTCGAAAATATCCCTTTCTATGGCTTCGCGGTCATGTGCCTGGATCATCCCATCGTGCGAGAGCTTGCCGGTCAGATCGAGGACCGCAGGGTGATCACCTATGGGGAAGATCCCGAGGCCGATGTCCGATTGGTCGACATTGACTTGAGCAACGGCGTTTCGCGGTTCACGGTGGTTATTCGGGATCGCGAGACCGGGCGCAAAACGGCGCTCGAAAAAATAGTCATGCCCATGCCCGGCCATCACAATGCGCTGAATGCGACCGCCGCCATCGCCGTCGCGCATCGGCTGGGCATGAGTGCCGACGTGATCAGGAAGGCGCTCGGAGGATTTGGCGGCGTCAATCGCCGCTTTACGCGGACCGGCGACTGGAACGGCGCGCTTATTTTCGATGATTACGGTCATCATCCGGTCGAGATCGCCGCGGTTCTGCGGGCCGCGCGCGCCTCCACCAAGGCCCATGTTATCGCCGTCGTTCAGCCCCATCGCTATACACGGCTCCACTCGCTTTTCGATGAATTCGCCAATGCGTTCAACGATGCCGACACGGTGATCATTGCCGATGTCTATTCGGCGGGCGAAGCGCCGATCGAAGGCGCCGATCGCGATTCTCTGGTTGCCGCTTTGAAGAAGCGGGGACATGGTCATGCGCTCGGTCTGAAGCGGCCGGAGGATCTGCCTGTCCTCATCCGTTCGCTCGCAAAGCCCGGCGACTACATCGTTTTTCTTGGCGCTGGCAATATTACCCAATGGGCGCATGCGCTGCCGGGCCAGCTCGCGGCGGCATAG
- a CDS encoding cell division protein FtsQ — protein sequence MDGRGRLLRSVKVGDMGFAPAALAYAGALRVPDRDSVRSKNYPPLRQPRRGLRRRILNRLAGPGTGICFSFVIFLIVGAYGIVKGGHYEAFVASEGHPAEVIAKALGFSIKAVTIAGESEIKEQDILAIAGVGPRNSLLFLDVAKIRERLKQLPLVKEAAITKLYPDRLLIEIEERQPFALWQSGGVVQIVAADGVPIAHMRDQRFIHLPLVVGAGANERLPQYLALLDAAGDLRERIVAGLLVARRHWTLKTTNGIDILLPETDPEGALARLLELQRASHVLDKDLLSVDLRQPGRMVARLSEEAAAERNETMAHKGKAKGGRT from the coding sequence ATGGATGGTCGAGGACGCCTCCTGCGATCGGTAAAAGTCGGGGACATGGGTTTCGCGCCGGCGGCTTTGGCCTATGCCGGCGCGCTGCGCGTGCCGGACCGGGACTCTGTGCGATCAAAAAACTATCCGCCCCTGCGCCAGCCCCGGCGGGGTTTGCGGCGCCGGATTCTCAACCGGTTGGCAGGCCCGGGGACCGGTATTTGTTTTTCGTTCGTGATTTTTTTGATCGTGGGTGCCTATGGAATTGTGAAAGGCGGCCACTACGAGGCTTTTGTCGCGTCCGAAGGGCATCCGGCCGAGGTGATTGCCAAAGCGCTCGGTTTTTCGATCAAGGCGGTGACGATCGCGGGCGAAAGTGAAATCAAGGAGCAGGATATTCTTGCGATCGCCGGGGTCGGTCCCCGCAATTCGCTCCTGTTCCTCGATGTTGCGAAAATCAGGGAGCGGCTGAAACAGCTGCCGCTCGTCAAGGAAGCCGCGATCACCAAACTTTATCCGGATCGGCTGCTGATCGAAATCGAGGAGCGCCAGCCGTTTGCCCTTTGGCAAAGCGGCGGCGTCGTCCAGATCGTCGCCGCCGACGGGGTTCCGATCGCCCATATGCGCGACCAGCGATTCATTCATCTTCCGCTCGTCGTGGGCGCCGGAGCCAACGAGCGGCTTCCCCAATATTTGGCGCTCCTGGACGCGGCCGGAGACCTGCGGGAGCGGATCGTGGCCGGCTTGCTGGTCGCCCGGCGCCATTGGACCCTCAAAACCACCAATGGAATCGACATTCTCTTGCCGGAAACAGATCCGGAGGGGGCGCTTGCCAGACTCTTGGAACTGCAACGCGCGTCGCATGTCCTCGACAAGGATCTTCTGTCGGTCGATCTTCGTCAGCCGGGCCGCATGGTCGCGCGCCTCTCCGAGGAAGCTGCCGCCGAACGCAATGAAACAATGGCCCATAAGGGCAAGGCAAAAGGCGGCCGCACATGA
- a CDS encoding D-alanine--D-alanine ligase, translated as MTKHVAVLMGGLSAERDVSLRSGEACAKALEALGFAVTRVDVDRKIAETLAKLRPDVAFNALHGRFGEDGIMQGILEMLRIPYTHSGVLASALAMQKDRARDLFRAAGIPVAEGVTVDRLTASKKHVMPPPYVIKPVKEGSSVGILIVREDQAHPPQELTRDDWEHGDLLLIERFIPGRELTCAVIGDKAYDVIEIRAADGGWYDYNAKYAKGGSIHVLPAKLKEIIYQNVQELALVAHRALGCRGVSRTDFRYDDSPTGAGELVVLEVNTQPGMTETSLVPEIAAYAGLKFGELVRWMVEDASCDR; from the coding sequence ATGACCAAACACGTCGCCGTGCTCATGGGCGGCCTTTCGGCGGAGCGCGACGTGTCGCTGCGCTCGGGCGAGGCCTGCGCCAAAGCTCTCGAGGCCTTGGGTTTTGCCGTGACCCGGGTCGATGTCGACCGGAAGATTGCCGAAACACTGGCAAAACTTCGCCCCGATGTCGCCTTCAACGCCCTGCACGGGCGCTTCGGCGAGGACGGAATCATGCAGGGCATTTTGGAAATGCTGCGGATTCCCTACACCCATTCAGGGGTGCTCGCCTCGGCATTGGCGATGCAAAAGGACCGCGCCAGGGATCTTTTTCGCGCGGCTGGGATTCCCGTGGCCGAAGGGGTTACGGTCGATCGGCTGACTGCTTCCAAGAAACATGTCATGCCGCCTCCCTACGTCATCAAGCCTGTTAAGGAAGGATCTTCCGTCGGCATTCTGATCGTCCGGGAGGATCAAGCCCACCCTCCACAGGAATTAACGCGGGATGATTGGGAGCATGGTGATCTGCTCCTTATCGAACGCTTTATTCCCGGACGAGAGCTAACCTGCGCTGTGATCGGCGACAAAGCCTATGACGTCATAGAGATACGCGCGGCCGACGGCGGCTGGTACGATTATAATGCAAAATACGCAAAGGGAGGCTCGATCCACGTCCTTCCGGCAAAACTTAAAGAAATTATTTACCAAAATGTTCAAGAATTGGCCCTAGTGGCGCATAGGGCGCTCGGCTGTCGCGGCGTGAGCCGGACTGATTTCCGGTACGATGATTCACCCACGGGAGCGGGGGAGCTCGTCGTTTTGGAGGTCAATACCCAACCGGGGATGACCGAGACCTCGCTTGTGCCCGAAATCGCGGCCTATGCTGGCCTCAAATTCGGTGAGCTTGTTCGATGGATGGTCGAGGACGCCTCCTGCGATCGGTAA